DNA from Mycolicibacterium alvei:
TCTCCGTGCAGCGAACCGATATCCACGGTCTCTCCGGCGAAATCCACCCACCCCGGAATCCACTGACCTTCGACGTCCGACGGTTTCGACGGCAGACCGTCGGCCTTGATCAGGCATGCCAGTCGGCCGTCGACGTTCTTGTCGGTGGCGCAGCGCGCGGTGCCTGAAGGTGCGACGAACGCGACATCGTCGCCGAGATCGGTGGACTGGCCCGCGCGCGTTGCGGTGTGGAAACCCGACGGATCGGCAGGGGTGCCTGCCTCGACCCACTTGATCACCCGGCTCATGGGGGCCCCGGGAGCCGGTGCGGTGGTGGGCAGCGGCGAGGTCGTCGTCGGGGTGGACGTGGTGCTCCTGGTGTGTGGGGCACCGGCCGGCATCGACATTCGGGAATGCGCGGTCGGCTGCGTCTCGTGCCCCCCTCCCGATGAGCAGGCGGCCACGCTCACCGCCAAAAGCGCAGCAGCCCCAACAGTCACAGCGATTCGCATACCCGCAAGGCTAGCGGTCGCGTGCCACGCCTACCGCGTGTCCGCCCCCAGTGCGGTTGTTCGATACGGTCGTCCTATGCACGAACGGACTGTCCGGGCAAAGATCAGCACTGGCCTCGTCGAGGGGTTCACGCGCGACGGCGTACACCGTTGGCGTTCCATCCCTTACGCCAAACCGCCGGTCGGGCCGTTGCGTCTGCGGGCACCCGAGCCCGCCGAGCCGTGGCCGGGCGTGCGCTACTGCCACGGGTTCGGTTACTGCGCGCCCCAGCAACGTCGTTACACGCTCATCGGCGTGGGTAAGCACCAGCCGATGAGCGAGGACTGTCTGACTCTCAACGTGGTGGCGCCGGAAGAACCGAACTCCGACGGCCCACTGCCGGTGATGTTCTTCGTGCACGGCGGTGGCTACATCATGGGCAGCTCGGCCACACCGGTCTATGACGGTGCCGCGCTGGCTCGCCGCGGGTGTGTGTTCATCTCGGTCAACTACCGGCTCGGCATGCTCGGGTGCGTCGAACTCTCGTCGCTGTCGACGCCGGAACATCCGATCGACGACAACCTGTTCCTGCGGGATCTCGTGTTGGCTTTGCGCTGGGTACGCGACAACGCCGCGGTGTTCGGTGGGGACCCCGACAACGTGACGATCTTCGGGGAGAGTGCCGGTGCGCACGCGGTCGCGACCCTGCTCGCGGTCCCCGAGGCCGAAGGGCTGTTCGCCCGGGTGATCTCCGAGAGCCCGGCCAGCGGGATGGTCAGCTCCGCCGATGCGGCCGCCGGGATCGCGGATCAGCTCGCCGAATTGGTCAGTCCCGGTGGGGGATCGGCAGCCGCTGCGCTGATGGCCGCCCGCCCCGCCGACCTGGGGCGGGCGCTGGAAGGGCTGATCATGCGCGGTCAGACGGACATGCCGGGCGCCTTTCCGGTCGGCCCGACGTTCGGTACCGAGTACCTGCCCACCGATCCGGTGACGGCGATGGCTGAAGGCAGCGCACACCGGCTTCCGTTGATCGTCGGCAACAATGCCGACGAGGGGCGCCTGTTCACCCGCTTCCTGCCGCTGCTGCCGACCAATGAGCCGATGATCGAAAAACTGTTCGCCCGTAGCGATCCCGAGGACCGCCGGCGGATCGTTGCGGCCTACCCGGACTATCCGAGCAGTGCGGCCTGTGTCCGCCTCGGTGGCGACTTCGCGTTCGCCTCGGCCACCTGGCAGATCGCCGAGGCCCACAGCCGGCACGCGCCCACCTATGTGTACCGCTACGACTATGCGCCCCGGACCCTGCACTGGGCGGGGCTGGGGGCGACACACGCCATGGAGTTGCTGGCGGTGTTCGACTCGTACCACACGACGTACGGCGCGCTGCTGACCGCGGTGGGCGACCGGGAGTCGGCCCGGAAGGTCAGCCGCGAGGTGCAGCGGCGGTGGCGTGATTTCAGCCGGACCGGTGACCCGGGGCCCGGCTGGCCTGCCTATGACACAGATAAGCGGGCGGTGTTCGTATTCGACCGCCGGCCACGCGTCGAATACGACCCCCGGGCGGTGCGGCGGCGGGCCTGGGAAGGGTTCACCCTCGCCGAGCGCTGAGATCGGCATTTTTACTCTGGGCGATTTGCTGCAGGGAGTCCCCCGGATGTGGTTGCGTATTTGGTGTGGACTACCCCCTGGATCCGCTGTCCGCCGACGAGTTTCGCGCGGTGGCAGCGATACTGCGCCGTGAGCACGGGGTCGGGGAGGGCTGGCGGATTGCCTCGGTAGAACTCCTCGAGCCGTCCAAGGCCGAACTGGCCGCCTTCGACCGGGGTGCTGCGCCGCCGGCCCGCCGGGCCGCCGTCATCTGCCTGGACCGATCGGCCAACGCCACCTACAAGGGCGTGGTGTCGTTGACCGGCGACCGGGTCGAGAACTTCGATCATGTACCGGGCGTCCAGGCCAATTTCACCGTCGACGAGTTCGTCGAATGCGATGAGGTGCTGCGCCGGCATCCCGACGTGATCGCCGCACTGGCCAGACGCGGCATCACCGACCTGGACAACGTGTTCATGGACACCTGGACCTACGGTGACGCGGTTGCGCCGCCCGAATATCGCGACCGGCGGATCGGCTGGTCGGACACCTGGTACAAGCAGGCCGCCGGTGCCAATCCGTACGCCCACCCGGTCAGCGGTCTGCATTGCGTGATCGACATCAACACCATGGCGGTGCTGCGTGTCGAAGACGACGGCAGTTCCGAAAAGCCGGACGTGATGGGCGAATACGTACCGCACCACATCCCGGAGTGGATCCGGTCGGCGTCGCGGCGGGAGCCGCTGAAACCGCTGGGCATCATCCAGCCCGACGGTCCGTCGTTCACCTTGGACGGCAATCTGCTGCGGTGGCAGAATTGGTCGCTGCGGGTCGGGTTCAACCACCGCGAGGGCATGACGCTGCACACCGTCCGGTACCGCGACGGTGAGGTGAATCGCTCTGTGGCCCACCGGATGTCGTTTGCCGAGATGGTGGTGCCCTATCGGGATTCCTCGGTCGATCACTACCGGCGGACCGCGTTCGACATCGGCGAGTGGGGCCTGGGCTTCATGACCACCTCGCTGGAGTTGGGCTGCGACTGCCTCGGTGAGATCCGTTATCTGGACGCGGTGCTGCACAACAGCGCCGGCGAGCCGTACACCATCACCAACGCGATCTGCATCCACGAGGAAGACAACGCCGTGCTGTGGAAGCACGTCGACCACGACGCCGGGGCCGAGGTGCGCCGGATGCGCAGGCTCACATTGTCATTCCACGTAACCGTCGCCAATTACGAATATCTGGTGTACTGGCGGCTCTACCAGGACGGCAACATCGAGTGCGAGGTCCGCGCCACCGGGATCATGGTCACCACACCGTTCCCGGCCGGGTCGACGCCGAAGAACGGCACGCTCGTCGACGAGCGCACCTACGCACCGTTTCATCAGCACTTCCTGATCGCCCGCTTGGACCTGGACGTCGACGGCACCGACAACACGGTGTACATGACCGAGTCGTACGCGGAACCGATCAGTCCGGACAATCCGTACGGCCTGTCGCTGGTGGTGCGCAATCAGGCGCTGCGCACCGAACAGGAGGGCAAGCAGGACGTCAACTTCGCCACCCAGCGGGCCTGGAAGGTGGTCAACACCAACGTCGTCAACGGACTGGGGACGCACCCGTCCTACAAGCTGGTGCCCACCGGAGCGATCCCGGCGATGTTCGACCCGTCCTCGCCGGCGGTGCAACGCGCCAACGTCATCACCCACACGCTGTGGGTGACTCCGAATCAGCCCGACGAACGCTGGCCGGCGGGGGAGTTCGTCAACCAGTCGGTGGCCGATACCGGGTTGGGCGAGTGGACGAAGGCCGACCGGTCGATCGACAACACCGATGTGGTGCTCTGGTACGTGTTCGGTATCCACCACATCACCCGCCCGGAGGATTGGCCGGTGATGCCGGTGGACGTGGTGTCGTTCTGGCTCAAGCCTTTCGGGTACTTCGACCGCAACCCGGCGCTGGACGTGACGGCTTCCCCGCCGGACTCCTGCGCGCACGGTCATGCCAGAGCAGCGCACCATTAGCGATTAGTTGACACCTGTCATATGTGATGCGGAACACTGCTAGGTTGCCTGTGTGCAACCGACTCAGACCGCTGTCCTGGACCGCCCCGAAGACCTGACCTGCGACTGGCTGGCCGCTGCCCTCGGCGCCGGTCCGGTCAGCGGATTCAGTTTCGAGCGGATCGGCACCGGGCAGATGAGCGAGTGCTACCGGGTCGTCGTGGAGTACGCGGCGGGCACGACGGGGCCGGCGTCGGTGGTGCTGAAGGTGGCTGCCACCGATCCCAGCAGCCGCCAGACCGGGTTGGCTCTCGGACTCTACGAGCGTGAGGTGCGGTTCTACACCGACATCGCGCCCGCTCTCGTCCCCGGGCCGGTGGCGCCGTGCTACCACGCCGCGATCGACGTGCAGACCGGTGCCTTCGACCTGTTGCTCGGCGATGCCGTGCCCGCCGTGGTGGGGGACGAGATCCGCGGCGCGACAGCCGAACAGGCCGCCGTCGCGCTCACCGAACTGGGCCGCATGCACGCGTCGAAGCCCGGAGCCGAGGCGCTCGACCGCGCCGAATGGCTCAACCGGGAGGCGCCGGTCAACCAGGCGCTGATCGCGGGCCTGTACGCGGCGTTCGTCGACCGATACGCGGGCCTGATCACGCCGGAACAGCGCCACGTGTGTGACCGGCTCGTCGAGAGCTTCGACGCCTACCTGGCCGACGAGGGCGCGCCCGCGCGGCCCCAGGGGCTGGTGCACGGTGACTACCGGCTCGACAACATGCTGTTCGGCGACTCCGGTGCCGAGCGGGCTCTGACGGTGGTCGACTGGCAGACCGTCACGAAGGGGCCGGCGTTCACCGACGTCGCCTACTTCATCGGCTGCGCCCTACCCGTCGAGCAGCGCCGCACGCACTACGACGAGCTGTTGACGGCGTATCACCGGGCGCTCGGCACGGACTCGGCGCCCACGCTCGACCAGGTGCGCGACGGCGTGCGTCGGCAGAGCTTCTTCGGGGTGATGATGGCGATCATCTCCTCGATGCTGGTGGAACGTACCGAACGCGGTGATGCGATGTTCATGACGATGCTCGACCGGCACTGCAGTCACGTGCTGGATACCGGAGCGCTGGATATCCTTGCACCACCGGTGATTCCGGAGCCACTGGTACCCGCGGCCGAGGACGACTACCCGCACACCCCGACCGATGAAGAACTGTGGAACGAGAGCTGGTACTTCGACTTCACCGATGCCGCAGCAGGTTTCGGTGGCTGGGTCCGACTGGGCCTGATCCCCAACCAGGAAACCGCATGGGTCAACGTGCTGTTCTGCGGTCCGGGAATGCCGACCGTGGCGCTCAACGACTTTCATGCCGCACCCGCCGAACCCGCATCGATCACGGGTGAGGGCGTCGAACTGAGCCTGCAACCGCTCGAACCGCTGAAGGTCTACCGGGTGACCGCTTCGGGTACCGGCCAGGCCCATGACGATCCGGCGGCGTTGCTGCGCGGTGAGACGGGCACGCCGGTGGCGGTGACCATGGACCTGACCTGGACCACGGTCGGAACTCCATACCAGTACCGGATCACGCCCCGCTATGAGATTCCGTGCACGGTCTCGGGCACGGTGACCATCGGTGAGCAGACCTTCGACATCGCCGGTGTGGCAGGCCAGCGCGACCACTCGTGGGGTGTGCGGGACTGGTGGTCGATGAACTGGGTGTGGAGTGCCCTCCATCTCGACGACGGCACCCACCTGCACGGCGTCGACATCCGGATTCCCGGGATACCGCCTGTCGGTATCGGCTATTCGCAGCGTGCGGGTGAACCGCTTGTCGAGTTGCATTCGGTGACTGCGGATTACACGCTCGGTGCCGATGACCTGCCGGTGTCTACAACGCTGACGCTGCAACCCGGTGACATCGAGGCGACCATCGACATCGTCGGCCACGCGCCGGTGCTGTTGGTCGCTGCGGATGGCCGGGTGAGTCAGTTCCCGCGGGCCTGGGCGAAGGTGCGGACCGCCGACGGGCGCGCCGGTATCGGCTGGCTGGAATGGAACCGCAACCTGGGGTAGCGCCGGCACCACTTTTGCGCACGCTCGTCGCCGTCACATGATGCGAAAACGCTTGAGCCGCGCAGTCGCTCCGGAGATCAACTCCACGCGGCTGCGCGGCACACCCAGATGTTGGGCAAGCAATTTGGTGACGGCGTCATTGGCCTTGCCGTCGACGGCGCGTTCCTGAACGTAGATGGTGAGCGCACCGTCGTCGCCGACCTCGACCAGCGGGCCTTTACGGCTGCCGGGCTTGACGCGGACTGTGACGTTCTCGCTCATGTGCCGAACGTGAAGAAATGTGCGAATTTTCGAGAAAAACTCGACATCTTGTTCACGTTCGGCGCGACGCCACTACCGCGCGACGATCACCGACGAGCCGTGACCGAACAGGCCCTGGTTCGCCGTGACACCGACCTTCGCACCCTCGACCTGCCGACCGGTGGCCTGACCCTTGAGCTGCCAGGTGAGCTCGCACACCTGCGCGATGGCCTGGGCCGGGATGGCCTCACCGAAGCACGCCAGCCCGCCGGACGCGTTGACGGGCACCCGCCCGCCGATGGTCGTGGCGCCGGAACGCAGCAACTGCTCACCTTCACCCTTGGCACACAGGCCCAGGTGCTCGTACCAGTCCAGCTCGAGTGCGGTGGACAGGTCGTAGACCTCGGCCAGGCTGACGTCCTCGGGGCCGATGCCGGCCTCGGCGTAGGCCGCGTCGAGGATCTGATCCTTGAACACCCGCTCGGGTGCGGGCACGACGGCGGTGGAATCCGTTGCGATGTCCGGCAACTCGGGTAGGTGCTGCGGGTAGCGCGGGGTCACCGTCGAGATCGCACGCACCGACGGCACACCCTCCAGTGAGCCCAGGTGCTTCTCCGCGAACGACTTCGAAGCCACGATCAGTGCGGCGGCACCATCGGAGGTGGCACAGATGTCGAGCTGGCGTAGTGGGTCGGAGACGACCGGGCTGGCCAACACATCCTCGACCGAGGCTTCCTTGTGGTAGCGGGCATTCGGGTTCTGCAGGCCGTGGCGCGAGTTCT
Protein-coding regions in this window:
- a CDS encoding carboxylesterase/lipase family protein yields the protein MHERTVRAKISTGLVEGFTRDGVHRWRSIPYAKPPVGPLRLRAPEPAEPWPGVRYCHGFGYCAPQQRRYTLIGVGKHQPMSEDCLTLNVVAPEEPNSDGPLPVMFFVHGGGYIMGSSATPVYDGAALARRGCVFISVNYRLGMLGCVELSSLSTPEHPIDDNLFLRDLVLALRWVRDNAAVFGGDPDNVTIFGESAGAHAVATLLAVPEAEGLFARVISESPASGMVSSADAAAGIADQLAELVSPGGGSAAAALMAARPADLGRALEGLIMRGQTDMPGAFPVGPTFGTEYLPTDPVTAMAEGSAHRLPLIVGNNADEGRLFTRFLPLLPTNEPMIEKLFARSDPEDRRRIVAAYPDYPSSAACVRLGGDFAFASATWQIAEAHSRHAPTYVYRYDYAPRTLHWAGLGATHAMELLAVFDSYHTTYGALLTAVGDRESARKVSREVQRRWRDFSRTGDPGPGWPAYDTDKRAVFVFDRRPRVEYDPRAVRRRAWEGFTLAER
- a CDS encoding primary-amine oxidase is translated as MDYPLDPLSADEFRAVAAILRREHGVGEGWRIASVELLEPSKAELAAFDRGAAPPARRAAVICLDRSANATYKGVVSLTGDRVENFDHVPGVQANFTVDEFVECDEVLRRHPDVIAALARRGITDLDNVFMDTWTYGDAVAPPEYRDRRIGWSDTWYKQAAGANPYAHPVSGLHCVIDINTMAVLRVEDDGSSEKPDVMGEYVPHHIPEWIRSASRREPLKPLGIIQPDGPSFTLDGNLLRWQNWSLRVGFNHREGMTLHTVRYRDGEVNRSVAHRMSFAEMVVPYRDSSVDHYRRTAFDIGEWGLGFMTTSLELGCDCLGEIRYLDAVLHNSAGEPYTITNAICIHEEDNAVLWKHVDHDAGAEVRRMRRLTLSFHVTVANYEYLVYWRLYQDGNIECEVRATGIMVTTPFPAGSTPKNGTLVDERTYAPFHQHFLIARLDLDVDGTDNTVYMTESYAEPISPDNPYGLSLVVRNQALRTEQEGKQDVNFATQRAWKVVNTNVVNGLGTHPSYKLVPTGAIPAMFDPSSPAVQRANVITHTLWVTPNQPDERWPAGEFVNQSVADTGLGEWTKADRSIDNTDVVLWYVFGIHHITRPEDWPVMPVDVVSFWLKPFGYFDRNPALDVTASPPDSCAHGHARAAHH
- a CDS encoding DUF7064 domain-containing protein, whose protein sequence is MQPTQTAVLDRPEDLTCDWLAAALGAGPVSGFSFERIGTGQMSECYRVVVEYAAGTTGPASVVLKVAATDPSSRQTGLALGLYEREVRFYTDIAPALVPGPVAPCYHAAIDVQTGAFDLLLGDAVPAVVGDEIRGATAEQAAVALTELGRMHASKPGAEALDRAEWLNREAPVNQALIAGLYAAFVDRYAGLITPEQRHVCDRLVESFDAYLADEGAPARPQGLVHGDYRLDNMLFGDSGAERALTVVDWQTVTKGPAFTDVAYFIGCALPVEQRRTHYDELLTAYHRALGTDSAPTLDQVRDGVRRQSFFGVMMAIISSMLVERTERGDAMFMTMLDRHCSHVLDTGALDILAPPVIPEPLVPAAEDDYPHTPTDEELWNESWYFDFTDAAAGFGGWVRLGLIPNQETAWVNVLFCGPGMPTVALNDFHAAPAEPASITGEGVELSLQPLEPLKVYRVTASGTGQAHDDPAALLRGETGTPVAVTMDLTWTTVGTPYQYRITPRYEIPCTVSGTVTIGEQTFDIAGVAGQRDHSWGVRDWWSMNWVWSALHLDDGTHLHGVDIRIPGIPPVGIGYSQRAGEPLVELHSVTADYTLGADDLPVSTTLTLQPGDIEATIDIVGHAPVLLVAADGRVSQFPRAWAKVRTADGRAGIGWLEWNRNLG
- a CDS encoding DUF167 domain-containing protein, with the translated sequence MSENVTVRVKPGSRKGPLVEVGDDGALTIYVQERAVDGKANDAVTKLLAQHLGVPRSRVELISGATARLKRFRIM
- a CDS encoding lipid-transfer protein, whose protein sequence is MSAPEPLYILGAGMHPWGKWGRDFTEYGVVAARAALTEAGLNAQQIQFIAGADTIRNGYPGFIAGSTFAQKLGWNGVPVSSSYAACASGSQALQSARAQILAGFCDVALVIGADTTPKGAFAPVGGERKNDPDWQRFHLLGAMNPVYFALLARRRMDLYGATAEDFAQVKVKNSRHGLQNPNARYHKEASVEDVLASPVVSDPLRQLDICATSDGAAALIVASKSFAEKHLGSLEGVPSVRAISTVTPRYPQHLPELPDIATDSTAVVPAPERVFKDQILDAAYAEAGIGPEDVSLAEVYDLSTALELDWYEHLGLCAKGEGEQLLRSGATTIGGRVPVNASGGLACFGEAIPAQAIAQVCELTWQLKGQATGRQVEGAKVGVTANQGLFGHGSSVIVAR